The following proteins come from a genomic window of Corynebacterium falsenii:
- a CDS encoding NAD(P)H-quinone oxidoreductase, whose translation MSITTRAIVQTDSNDPASLEWKETELDDLQQGEALVKVHFAGVNRADTLQAQGHYPPPKGVTNIIGLEAAGVIERANGTTRPDGTPWVDGDEVAVLLSGGGYAERVVVPEGQLMPVPAGFSLAEAASVVEVACTLWSNIMMTAHVDKGSTVLFHGGGGGIGIFGIQLAKALGATVAVTAGSQDKLNVCSRYGADILINYKDEDFVEVMKDHGGADVILDIIGAKYLDRNIDALAKDGHIVIIGMQGGVKGELNIGKLLNKRGTISATGLRYRDLDDKARIVGETIRHVWPLLEDGSITHHIDRVVPVEKAADAHKALLDGEVTGKIVLQVVN comes from the coding sequence ATGAGCATCACCACACGAGCCATTGTCCAGACCGATTCCAACGATCCCGCCTCTCTGGAGTGGAAGGAGACGGAGCTCGATGACCTCCAACAGGGCGAAGCGCTGGTGAAGGTCCACTTCGCAGGCGTCAACCGCGCCGATACTCTCCAGGCCCAGGGCCACTACCCACCCCCGAAGGGTGTCACGAACATCATCGGCCTCGAAGCCGCCGGCGTGATCGAGCGCGCCAACGGCACCACTCGCCCGGATGGCACCCCCTGGGTCGATGGAGACGAAGTCGCCGTGCTGCTATCCGGCGGCGGCTACGCGGAGCGGGTCGTGGTGCCAGAAGGCCAGCTCATGCCCGTGCCCGCCGGATTCTCCCTTGCGGAGGCCGCCAGCGTGGTCGAGGTTGCCTGCACCCTGTGGTCCAACATCATGATGACCGCCCATGTGGATAAGGGCTCCACGGTCCTGTTCCACGGCGGTGGTGGCGGCATCGGCATTTTCGGTATCCAGCTCGCCAAGGCCCTGGGTGCCACGGTCGCGGTCACCGCAGGTTCCCAGGACAAACTCAACGTGTGCTCCCGCTACGGCGCGGACATCCTCATCAACTACAAGGATGAGGACTTCGTGGAGGTCATGAAGGATCACGGTGGGGCGGACGTAATCCTGGACATCATCGGCGCGAAGTACCTGGACCGCAACATTGATGCCCTCGCCAAGGATGGCCACATCGTCATCATCGGCATGCAGGGCGGTGTCAAGGGCGAGCTGAACATCGGCAAGCTGCTCAACAAGCGCGGCACAATCTCCGCAACGGGCCTGCGCTACCGCGACCTGGACGATAAGGCCCGGATTGTCGGCGAGACCATTCGCCACGTCTGGCCCCTGCTGGAAGACGGCTCGATCACCCACCACATCGACCGTGTCGTTCCCGTGGAGAAAGCCGCCGACGCGCACAAGGCGCTGCTCGATGGCGAGGTCACCGGCAAGATCGTCTTGCAGGTCGTCAACTAA
- the wzm gene encoding galactan export ABC transporter permease subunit Wzm/RfbD, with the protein MAQTADVERITATTEVHDIPASKSETFSAAWKDLKRGFEQRELWLALGWQDIKQRYRRSTLGPLWITIATGVMALALGLLYSLLFQQDLAQFLPHVAVGLIIWGFIAGCIQDGSQVFIANEGLIKQLPSALSVHVYRLVWRQFLFLCHNLVIWVVLIAIFRPHLGWNVFLAIPALALLVLNGVWVTMFFGIIATRFRDVAPLLDSLVQLAFYMTPIVWTTATLREQGGEIANRAKIAEINPLYHYLEIIRAPMIGEPVAAYHWWIVLAMTGVGLLLALLTMRKWRFRVSYWV; encoded by the coding sequence GTGGCCCAGACCGCAGATGTAGAACGCATCACCGCCACCACCGAGGTGCATGACATCCCGGCGAGCAAGTCAGAAACATTCTCCGCCGCGTGGAAGGACCTCAAGCGGGGCTTCGAGCAGCGCGAGCTGTGGCTGGCTCTCGGCTGGCAGGACATCAAGCAGCGCTACCGCCGTTCCACCCTGGGTCCACTGTGGATCACCATCGCCACCGGCGTGATGGCCCTGGCCCTAGGTCTGCTGTACTCGCTGCTGTTCCAGCAGGACTTGGCGCAGTTCCTCCCGCACGTGGCCGTGGGCCTGATCATCTGGGGCTTCATCGCCGGTTGCATCCAGGATGGCTCCCAGGTCTTCATCGCCAACGAGGGTCTGATCAAGCAGCTCCCCTCGGCTCTATCGGTGCACGTGTACCGCCTGGTGTGGCGGCAGTTCCTCTTCCTGTGCCACAACCTGGTGATCTGGGTTGTCCTCATCGCTATTTTTCGCCCTCACCTGGGGTGGAACGTTTTCCTCGCCATCCCAGCGCTCGCGCTGTTGGTGCTCAACGGCGTGTGGGTGACGATGTTCTTTGGCATTATCGCCACCCGTTTCCGCGACGTGGCTCCGCTGCTCGATTCCCTCGTTCAGCTGGCGTTCTACATGACCCCCATCGTGTGGACCACCGCGACGCTGAGGGAGCAGGGCGGTGAGATCGCCAACCGCGCGAAGATCGCGGAGATCAACCCCCTGTACCACTACCTAGAGATCATCCGCGCGCCCATGATCGGCGAGCCGGTGGCCGCCTACCACTGGTGGATCGTGCTGGCCATGACCGGCGTGGGTCTTCTCCTCGCCCTTCTCACGATGCGCAAATGGCGCTTCCGCGTGAGCTACTGGGTCTAG
- a CDS encoding condensation domain-containing protein → MRLTTINTMNLRPGIVHSYGVTTRTRSGSVAPPISFDQRQHCARGPRPGSWMAVSFSLPRAATLSQISTAYHHLIAHHGTMQTVVVNPADPRLEVVNVCQGNWHPETGGMDGDEQFDPRPILREVFDRCCNPFASPSHQLCVVDHRAGTAQATRVGEPMEDATVIIGFDHSHTDAWSLLVTIRDFTALLDAVISGTDPATVLTPTLGFGDHSRQLVERNGAPEHVVARWHEHLADGTMPVFPGDLGDLSEPRSQVVDVVDIFDANELIAFDDASAAQDMSMLGLAVAAMAPVKAVFPIHSRRQPLTPAETWDNAMGWFITNSILDCPDVGAEPGHADVSHAAAARSIMDAIRETIQLGSYPLAPIMEPWGGNVPATKGMFAISWLDNRKLPVDIEPGLEPQHISAEIKTDGVMAWFVSNDDGMHLRVRYPDTPEARQSVPAWCRKVVATMRAEVQGSVGAGLPVTVCAPAATLAGSKPDPEPASA, encoded by the coding sequence ATGCGACTCACAACGATTAATACCATGAACCTCCGCCCGGGCATTGTGCACAGCTACGGGGTGACAACCCGCACCCGCAGCGGGTCGGTTGCCCCGCCCATTAGCTTTGACCAGCGCCAACACTGTGCCCGCGGGCCGCGCCCGGGTTCATGGATGGCGGTGAGTTTTAGCCTCCCCCGCGCCGCCACCCTGTCCCAGATCAGCACCGCGTACCACCACCTCATCGCCCACCACGGCACGATGCAGACAGTGGTGGTAAACCCGGCCGACCCTCGGCTGGAGGTGGTGAACGTGTGCCAGGGTAACTGGCACCCGGAGACCGGTGGCATGGATGGCGACGAGCAGTTCGATCCTCGCCCGATCTTGCGCGAGGTCTTTGACCGTTGTTGCAACCCGTTCGCCAGCCCGTCCCACCAGCTGTGCGTTGTTGACCACCGGGCTGGCACGGCGCAGGCCACGCGCGTGGGCGAGCCGATGGAGGATGCGACCGTGATCATCGGCTTTGATCATTCCCACACGGATGCTTGGAGCTTGCTGGTGACGATCCGCGACTTCACGGCTCTGCTCGATGCGGTGATCAGTGGCACGGATCCGGCGACCGTGCTGACGCCCACGTTGGGCTTCGGTGATCATTCCCGGCAGTTGGTGGAGCGCAACGGCGCGCCCGAGCACGTGGTGGCCCGCTGGCACGAGCACCTAGCGGACGGGACGATGCCCGTGTTCCCAGGGGACCTCGGGGATCTCTCCGAGCCGCGGTCGCAGGTGGTGGACGTGGTTGATATTTTCGACGCCAACGAGCTCATCGCCTTCGATGATGCATCGGCCGCCCAGGACATGAGCATGTTGGGGCTGGCGGTGGCGGCGATGGCTCCGGTGAAGGCTGTATTCCCCATTCATTCGCGCCGCCAGCCGCTCACCCCTGCTGAGACCTGGGATAACGCGATGGGGTGGTTTATCACCAACTCCATCCTGGACTGCCCGGACGTGGGGGCGGAGCCGGGCCACGCAGACGTGAGCCATGCTGCCGCTGCCCGCTCGATCATGGACGCGATCCGCGAGACAATCCAACTAGGTTCGTATCCCCTGGCGCCGATCATGGAACCGTGGGGCGGAAACGTGCCCGCTACAAAGGGAATGTTCGCGATCTCCTGGCTGGATAACCGCAAGCTGCCGGTGGATATTGAGCCAGGATTGGAACCGCAGCACATCTCCGCAGAGATCAAGACCGACGGGGTGATGGCGTGGTTCGTGTCCAATGACGACGGCATGCACCTGCGCGTGCGCTACCCGGACACCCCGGAGGCGCGGCAGTCAGTGCCGGCGTGGTGCCGGAAGGTGGTGGCCACGATGCGCGCTGAGGTGCAGGGCAGTGTGGGAGCGGGGCTGCCGGTCACGGTCTGCGCACCTGCCGCGACGCTCGCCGGATCCAAGCCGGATCCCGAACCGGCCAGCGCCTGA
- the glfT1 gene encoding galactofuranosyltransferase GlfT1, with protein MPLRTSDTVAAVIVTHNRVELLRASLDQVAHQEGAEARHIIVVDNGNDPAVKALVDEVAGERGHYIGSATNLGGAGGFALGFLTALSLGADAIWCADDDGRPADAHVLATLQRVAEQEGLDEISPMVCNIDAPDRLAFPLRQGLVWRRLRSELEGDFLPGIASLFNGALISAKAMEIIGVPDYRLFIRGDEVEYHRRLVRSGLRFGTCLTTAYLHPDGSDEFKPILGGKMHTQYPDNEFKRFFTYRNRGYIMNQPGMRKLLPQEYARFAWFFLVQNRDVKGFKEWFSLHKAGRNERFNRP; from the coding sequence ATGCCTTTACGTACATCCGATACCGTCGCCGCAGTCATCGTCACCCACAACCGGGTTGAGCTGCTGCGCGCCTCCCTGGACCAAGTCGCCCACCAGGAGGGCGCCGAAGCGCGGCACATCATCGTGGTCGACAACGGCAACGACCCCGCCGTGAAAGCTCTAGTAGATGAGGTGGCCGGGGAACGCGGCCACTACATCGGCTCCGCCACCAACTTGGGCGGCGCCGGCGGGTTCGCCTTGGGGTTCCTCACCGCACTGTCCCTGGGTGCGGATGCGATCTGGTGCGCGGATGACGATGGTCGCCCTGCCGACGCCCACGTGCTTGCCACCCTGCAGCGCGTGGCGGAACAGGAGGGCCTCGATGAGATCAGCCCCATGGTCTGCAACATCGATGCACCCGATCGCCTAGCTTTCCCCCTGCGCCAGGGGTTGGTGTGGCGCCGCCTGCGCAGCGAGCTGGAGGGCGACTTCCTCCCCGGCATCGCCTCGTTGTTCAACGGAGCACTGATCAGCGCGAAGGCTATGGAGATCATCGGCGTGCCGGACTACCGGCTGTTCATCCGCGGCGATGAGGTGGAGTACCACCGCCGCCTGGTACGCAGCGGCCTGCGGTTCGGCACATGCCTGACCACGGCGTATCTGCACCCGGATGGCTCCGACGAGTTCAAGCCGATCCTGGGCGGCAAGATGCACACCCAGTACCCGGATAACGAGTTCAAGCGCTTCTTCACCTACCGCAACCGTGGCTACATCATGAACCAGCCCGGCATGCGCAAGCTGCTGCCGCAGGAGTACGCCCGGTTCGCGTGGTTTTTCCTGGTGCAAAACCGGGATGTCAAGGGCTTCAAAGAGTGGTTCTCCCTGCACAAGGCGGGGCGCAACGAGCGCTTCAACCGCCCCTAG
- a CDS encoding GtrA family protein, translating into MTTAPTSEQRTRRSFSKRNVARQFIQFGMVGASGFIVNQAVFVLCKKTLDWGWDHSADDVLLNLVGTQFNLRWYHLFSTLAFIVANVWNFLLNRYWTFSGVPKKAWWKQLPQFMAVGVFGLLITLAVATALVNPESPIALPADIFNDSTGLRTRVYWGNFIGVIVAVPANFLFNKLWTFRAKPAKGVRTRGPRTATHPVAAAATGAPDADIMGETDRGGVENKKANNSAGDSPTRAHNPEA; encoded by the coding sequence GTGACCACAGCCCCCACTTCCGAACAGCGCACGCGCCGCAGCTTCAGCAAGCGCAACGTTGCGCGGCAGTTCATCCAATTCGGAATGGTCGGCGCCTCCGGTTTCATCGTCAACCAGGCGGTGTTCGTGCTGTGCAAGAAGACTCTCGACTGGGGTTGGGACCACTCCGCAGACGATGTGCTGCTCAACCTCGTGGGTACTCAGTTCAACCTGCGCTGGTATCACCTGTTCTCCACCCTGGCTTTCATCGTGGCGAACGTCTGGAACTTCCTGCTCAACCGCTACTGGACCTTCTCCGGCGTGCCGAAGAAGGCCTGGTGGAAGCAGCTCCCGCAGTTCATGGCGGTGGGCGTCTTCGGCCTGCTCATCACGCTGGCCGTGGCCACCGCCTTGGTGAACCCCGAATCGCCCATCGCGCTGCCAGCGGATATCTTCAACGACTCCACGGGTCTACGCACCCGCGTGTACTGGGGTAACTTCATCGGCGTGATCGTGGCCGTTCCCGCGAACTTCCTGTTCAACAAGCTGTGGACCTTCCGCGCGAAGCCCGCTAAGGGCGTGCGCACCCGCGGTCCCCGCACCGCCACCCACCCCGTGGCGGCCGCGGCCACTGGAGCCCCCGACGCCGACATTATGGGCGAAACGGACCGGGGTGGCGTCGAGAACAAGAAAGCCAACAACAGCGCAGGCGACAGTCCCACACGCGCACACAACCCCGAGGCCTAG
- the wzt gene encoding galactan export ABC transporter ATP-binding subunit Wzt/RfbE — MVSIDTYNACVDFPIFDAKSRSMKQTFLGAAGGAIGRNESNTVMVEALRDVNLHLKDGDRVGLVGHNGAGKSTLLRLLSGIYEPTRGSAVVKGRVAPVFDLGVGMDPEISGYENIIIRGLFLGQTRKSIKSKMDEIAEFSELGDYLSMPLRTYSTGMRIRLALGVVTSIDPEILLLDEGIGAVDAAFMTKARVKLEEMVKRSGILVFASHSNDFLAQLCDSALWIDHGEVKKAGPVADVVESYEGPEAGNLVRSVLRDLGRA; from the coding sequence GTGGTTTCCATCGACACCTACAACGCCTGTGTTGATTTCCCTATTTTCGACGCCAAATCCCGCTCGATGAAGCAGACGTTCCTGGGTGCCGCGGGCGGTGCTATCGGACGTAATGAGTCGAATACCGTGATGGTCGAAGCGTTGCGCGACGTGAACTTGCACCTCAAGGACGGCGACCGGGTGGGCCTGGTCGGCCACAACGGCGCGGGCAAATCCACACTGCTCCGGCTGCTGTCTGGCATCTACGAGCCGACGCGCGGGTCCGCCGTGGTGAAGGGGCGCGTGGCCCCGGTGTTCGACCTGGGCGTGGGCATGGACCCGGAGATCTCGGGGTACGAAAACATCATCATCCGCGGCCTGTTTCTGGGACAGACGCGCAAGTCCATCAAGTCAAAGATGGATGAGATTGCGGAGTTCTCCGAGCTGGGCGATTACCTATCCATGCCCCTGCGCACGTACTCCACGGGTATGCGCATCCGCTTGGCGCTGGGCGTGGTGACCTCCATCGACCCGGAGATCCTGCTGCTCGATGAGGGCATTGGCGCCGTGGATGCGGCGTTCATGACCAAGGCCCGGGTGAAGCTGGAGGAGATGGTGAAGCGTTCCGGCATCTTGGTGTTTGCCAGCCACTCCAACGACTTCCTTGCACAATTGTGCGATTCGGCGTTGTGGATTGACCATGGAGAGGTCAAGAAGGCGGGCCCGGTGGCCGATGTTGTGGAATCCTATGAGGGGCCGGAGGCTGGAAACTTGGTTCGCAGCGTGCTGCGAGACCTCGGTCGCGCGTAA
- a CDS encoding long-chain-fatty-acid--CoA ligase, translating into MTSSTHNSPSTSGDDTASDAFNSKKWLELYTPWTAHTIDLEDPKENPRGFTLPEIFWNGVHDYKDNTAFTFFNKSVTYKDFGRHVATAAAGLRKLGVMQGERVAIALPNCPQALTAFYATLTIGAVPTLHNPLYTAAELTHPFEDHAAKVGFFWDKMAGTAEQLRDKTPLDTVIAVSLPDAMPRVMQFALKLPIPPVKKLKEKLTGPAPEALPWNEFMGKGKSKAKSELGGGYTGGVGPKKPLDPTDPALILYTSGTTGKPKGAVLTHRNLIANLRQGLEWVEGLGKGPKPEVMLAALPIFHAYGLTMNITMAPMIGGEIQLLPAPEMDLVMRIMKKNMPTWMPGVPALYEKIMEAAEKKGLSIDGVRASFSGASALPASTVKKWESLTSGKIIEGYGLTETAPIIVGNPMGHGREGYIGVPFPSTEVRIADPDDPSKTLPDGEEGELLVRGPQVFKGYLNKPEETEKAFYKDWFRTGDMAVMEPDGFIKIVSRIKEMIITGGFNVYPAEVEEVLMEHESIEQASVVGVPRKDGSETVAAAVILAAGATLDKDALRAFAANKLTKYKVPRIFQELKELPADQMGKVRRREVQDIVKDFLKDIKHD; encoded by the coding sequence GTGACTTCCTCCACGCACAACTCCCCCAGCACCAGTGGCGATGACACCGCTTCCGATGCCTTCAACTCAAAGAAGTGGCTCGAGCTGTACACCCCGTGGACAGCTCACACCATCGACCTCGAGGATCCGAAGGAGAACCCCCGCGGCTTCACGTTGCCGGAGATCTTCTGGAACGGCGTACACGATTACAAGGACAACACGGCGTTCACCTTCTTCAACAAGTCCGTGACGTACAAGGACTTCGGTCGCCACGTCGCCACCGCCGCAGCCGGTCTGCGCAAGCTCGGCGTGATGCAGGGCGAGCGCGTGGCAATTGCTCTGCCGAACTGCCCCCAAGCGCTCACCGCCTTCTACGCAACGCTCACCATCGGCGCCGTCCCCACCCTCCACAACCCCCTCTACACCGCAGCTGAGCTGACCCACCCCTTCGAGGATCACGCCGCCAAGGTCGGCTTCTTCTGGGACAAAATGGCCGGCACCGCCGAGCAGCTCCGCGACAAGACTCCGCTGGACACCGTCATTGCCGTGAGCCTGCCGGATGCCATGCCCCGCGTCATGCAGTTCGCCCTCAAGCTCCCCATCCCGCCCGTGAAGAAGCTCAAGGAGAAGCTCACCGGCCCGGCTCCGGAAGCCCTGCCGTGGAACGAGTTCATGGGCAAGGGAAAATCCAAGGCCAAGAGTGAACTGGGCGGCGGATACACTGGTGGCGTCGGGCCAAAGAAGCCCCTGGACCCCACGGATCCTGCGCTGATTCTGTACACCTCCGGAACCACGGGCAAGCCCAAGGGCGCGGTGCTGACGCACCGCAACCTCATCGCGAACCTGCGCCAGGGCCTCGAGTGGGTGGAGGGCCTAGGCAAGGGCCCGAAGCCGGAGGTCATGCTCGCCGCGCTGCCGATTTTCCACGCCTACGGCCTGACCATGAACATCACGATGGCTCCGATGATCGGCGGTGAGATCCAGCTGCTGCCCGCCCCCGAGATGGATCTGGTCATGCGGATCATGAAGAAGAACATGCCCACGTGGATGCCGGGCGTGCCCGCGCTGTACGAAAAGATCATGGAAGCCGCCGAGAAGAAGGGACTCAGCATTGACGGCGTGCGGGCGTCGTTCAGCGGCGCGAGCGCGCTGCCTGCCTCCACGGTGAAAAAGTGGGAGTCGCTCACCAGCGGCAAGATCATCGAGGGCTATGGCCTCACCGAAACCGCGCCGATCATCGTGGGCAACCCGATGGGGCACGGCCGGGAGGGCTACATCGGCGTGCCCTTCCCCTCCACCGAGGTGCGCATCGCTGATCCCGACGACCCCAGCAAGACCCTCCCGGACGGCGAAGAAGGCGAACTGCTGGTCCGCGGCCCTCAGGTGTTCAAGGGGTACCTCAACAAGCCGGAGGAAACCGAGAAGGCCTTCTACAAGGACTGGTTCCGCACCGGCGACATGGCCGTGATGGAGCCGGACGGGTTCATCAAGATCGTCTCCCGCATCAAGGAAATGATCATCACCGGCGGATTCAACGTCTACCCCGCCGAGGTGGAGGAGGTGCTCATGGAGCACGAGTCCATCGAGCAGGCCTCCGTGGTGGGTGTGCCGCGCAAGGACGGCTCCGAGACCGTAGCGGCGGCCGTGATCCTGGCCGCCGGCGCCACGCTGGACAAGGACGCGCTGCGGGCCTTCGCCGCGAACAAGTTGACGAAGTACAAGGTGCCGCGCATCTTCCAGGAGCTCAAGGAGCTGCCCGCCGATCAGATGGGCAAGGTGCGCCGCCGCGAGGTGCAGGACATCGTCAAGGACTTCCTCAAGGACATCAAGCACGACTAG
- a CDS encoding alpha/beta fold hydrolase yields MTSLKLDVGRWAIAADLHPSPAASARLVQLHGLTSSMARDEILGLNFVHDLPEFETLRYDAPGHGRTRLREDGAHDGQKAVEQDFLWDSLADTLYAVVGDVWPDVTDTRPLVGIGQSMGCATLLTAQVKHPGLFDKLILGLPPTVWENRSARATGYEFSAQYVEDNGLAAYSEFTKHEALPPAVNPDRPHTDPDVLESILPIAYRGAAKANLPAKEKIMQIECPVLILAWTQDPGHPIESAEELGDLLPNAEVHIAETPDDVGQWTTMMREFILR; encoded by the coding sequence TTGACATCATTGAAACTTGACGTGGGCAGGTGGGCCATCGCCGCTGATCTTCACCCCTCCCCGGCGGCCAGCGCCCGCCTGGTGCAGCTCCACGGGCTCACCAGCTCCATGGCGCGCGATGAGATCCTGGGGCTGAACTTCGTCCACGATCTGCCGGAGTTCGAGACACTGCGTTACGACGCGCCGGGGCACGGCCGCACGCGCTTGCGCGAAGACGGAGCCCATGATGGGCAGAAGGCCGTTGAGCAGGACTTTCTCTGGGACTCCCTGGCGGATACCCTCTACGCCGTGGTGGGGGATGTGTGGCCGGATGTCACCGACACACGCCCCCTCGTGGGAATCGGGCAATCCATGGGGTGCGCCACCCTGCTCACTGCTCAGGTAAAGCACCCCGGCCTGTTCGACAAGCTCATTCTGGGGCTCCCGCCCACCGTCTGGGAAAATCGCAGCGCCCGAGCCACCGGCTACGAGTTCTCGGCGCAATATGTGGAGGACAACGGCCTAGCAGCCTACTCGGAGTTCACGAAGCACGAGGCCCTGCCACCGGCCGTGAACCCCGACCGGCCGCACACGGACCCGGACGTGCTGGAATCCATCCTGCCGATCGCCTATCGCGGCGCCGCCAAGGCGAACCTGCCGGCCAAGGAAAAGATCATGCAGATCGAGTGCCCGGTGCTCATCCTGGCCTGGACCCAGGACCCCGGCCACCCCATCGAGAGCGCCGAGGAACTCGGTGACCTACTGCCGAACGCAGAGGTCCACATCGCGGAAACGCCCGATGACGTGGGTCAGTGGACCACGATGATGCGGGAGTTTATCCTCCGCTAG
- a CDS encoding EamA family transporter: MTRLLTALTPIIWGTTYIVTTDFLPPNRPLLAGVLRALPAGLLLLLWFRRLPHGSWWWKSAALGVANIGGFFAFLFLAAYLLPGGVAAIVTNTAPLWVIAMSPLLLGTRLQSVQIIGGIIAVIGVAALVLTPSAELNMGGVLAGLAASICMATGIVLAKKWGAPKGVPQLVVTGWQLTFGGAVLIPFLLAIEGLPDTLNGRNIAGFAYLTIIGALVAYGLWFNGIAKLDVVDVAILGVLSPVTATVIGTVFKGETLTAVQWAGMVMVLIALVVVQTVGTWPRRRPRAATRAR; the protein is encoded by the coding sequence GTGACTCGTTTGCTGACCGCACTAACGCCCATCATCTGGGGAACCACCTACATTGTGACGACGGATTTTCTTCCGCCGAACCGCCCGCTGCTGGCTGGGGTGCTGCGCGCGCTGCCGGCCGGGCTCCTTTTGCTGCTGTGGTTCCGCAGGCTCCCGCACGGCTCCTGGTGGTGGAAGTCGGCGGCGTTGGGTGTGGCGAATATCGGGGGATTCTTCGCATTTTTGTTCCTTGCGGCATACCTGCTGCCGGGCGGGGTGGCCGCGATTGTCACGAATACCGCGCCGCTGTGGGTGATCGCCATGAGCCCGCTGCTTCTGGGCACGAGGTTGCAGTCCGTGCAGATCATCGGCGGGATCATCGCCGTGATCGGCGTGGCAGCGTTGGTACTTACACCCTCGGCGGAGCTGAATATGGGTGGCGTGCTCGCCGGGCTGGCGGCCAGCATCTGTATGGCCACGGGCATTGTGTTGGCCAAGAAATGGGGAGCACCCAAGGGCGTGCCGCAACTCGTGGTCACCGGGTGGCAGCTGACGTTCGGCGGTGCGGTGTTGATCCCATTTCTGCTGGCCATCGAGGGGCTGCCGGACACCCTGAACGGCCGGAACATCGCAGGTTTTGCCTACTTGACCATCATCGGGGCACTGGTGGCTTACGGCCTGTGGTTCAACGGCATTGCGAAGCTCGACGTCGTTGATGTCGCAATCCTCGGAGTGTTGTCCCCGGTGACCGCGACTGTCATCGGCACGGTGTTCAAGGGCGAAACGCTGACGGCCGTGCAGTGGGCGGGCATGGTGATGGTCCTGATAGCCCTGGTCGTGGTGCAAACCGTGGGGACGTGGCCGCGGCGGAGACCTCGAGCGGCCACGAGAGCCCGTTAG
- a CDS encoding aminotransferase class V-fold PLP-dependent enzyme — MFDNPRVRGLYASLSDGWTYMNAQDYPQVPERVSAAVSRSFRASPLLEPMESPHGVASDNKVLGRRIGEQFVDAAKNAVADLTGALPSNVVLGSSRAALLDQLASVLYRRLRLGQEVVLSRIDDPANIRPWRRAADLYGARVRWAEPDLSTGVLPAWQFANLVGPETTVVAIAAANRYVGSVTDVRAVGEAVHNKSRGLFVVDVNSYAPYRVVDIDDMQADVLALDISSIGGPTVGALVFRDSSVLASIPFNDPRGVLGVGGVSEGLLGGVPEAVEHLARLDDFALGSRRHRVADALPQATRYMNGLARRAVEGLQALGTVHVIGVDGESELLPYFDAVERVPRVSFIVEGVPAAVVVDRLLSNGVVAGVVKPGDSELLASMGVFEEIGASRRARRGRHGRKNASSLSGQTEYHPDSGAVAIGFAPHNTAYDVDQLVRAVASLR, encoded by the coding sequence GTGTTTGATAACCCTCGGGTGAGAGGCCTGTACGCATCGCTGTCCGATGGCTGGACCTATATGAACGCCCAGGATTATCCGCAGGTCCCGGAACGCGTCTCCGCGGCCGTTTCCCGATCCTTCCGTGCCTCACCTCTGCTGGAGCCGATGGAATCGCCCCATGGGGTGGCGTCGGATAACAAGGTGCTTGGCCGACGCATCGGCGAGCAGTTCGTGGACGCCGCCAAGAACGCGGTGGCCGATCTGACCGGTGCGCTGCCAAGCAACGTGGTGCTGGGCTCCTCGCGCGCAGCGCTGCTGGACCAGCTCGCCAGCGTGCTGTACCGCCGCCTGCGGCTCGGGCAGGAAGTGGTGCTCTCCCGCATCGATGACCCAGCGAACATCCGCCCCTGGCGCCGCGCGGCGGACCTCTACGGTGCGCGGGTGCGCTGGGCAGAGCCGGATCTGTCCACGGGTGTGCTGCCGGCGTGGCAGTTCGCCAACCTCGTGGGGCCGGAAACCACGGTGGTCGCCATCGCCGCGGCGAACCGGTACGTGGGTTCGGTGACGGACGTGCGGGCCGTGGGCGAGGCAGTGCACAACAAGTCCCGCGGACTGTTCGTGGTGGATGTGAACTCCTACGCCCCCTATCGCGTGGTGGATATCGACGACATGCAGGCAGACGTGCTCGCGCTGGATATCAGCTCGATCGGCGGGCCGACTGTGGGCGCGCTGGTGTTCCGCGATTCCTCCGTGCTGGCCTCCATTCCGTTCAACGACCCGCGCGGTGTGCTGGGCGTCGGCGGGGTGTCCGAGGGCCTGCTGGGCGGCGTGCCGGAGGCCGTGGAGCATCTGGCCCGATTGGATGATTTCGCGCTGGGATCTCGCAGGCACCGCGTGGCTGATGCGTTGCCGCAGGCCACCCGCTACATGAACGGCCTAGCGCGCCGGGCTGTGGAAGGCCTGCAGGCGCTGGGGACCGTGCACGTGATCGGCGTGGATGGTGAATCCGAATTGTTGCCGTACTTCGACGCCGTGGAGCGCGTGCCCCGAGTGAGCTTCATTGTGGAAGGTGTGCCCGCCGCCGTGGTGGTCGACAGGCTGCTATCCAATGGCGTGGTGGCTGGTGTGGTCAAGCCCGGCGATTCGGAACTGCTGGCCAGCATGGGCGTGTTCGAGGAAATCGGCGCTTCGCGGCGGGCGCGTCGCGGGCGGCATGGCCGCAAGAATGCCAGCAGCCTCAGCGGACAGACCGAATACCATCCCGATTCCGGGGCGGTGGCCATCGGCTTCGCTCCACACAACACGGCCTACGACGTGGACCAGCTGGTGCGGGCGGTGGCGAGCCTGCGCTAG